ATCGACGGCATCGAACCCCACACCGGCGACGGGTCCGGTCGGCACGTCAACCAACTCTACACCGTGACGCTCGACGATTCCCTCGACAGGGACGCGATTATCGAGACGTTAGCGTCGAAAAACGTCGCCTCGAAGGTGTACTGGGACCCGCCGGTTCACCGAACCGGCCACTACCGGGAGCGCCACGGGTCGGCGGCCCTGCCCGTCACCGACGACATCTCATCGCGGGTCCTCTCGTTGCCGATGTACCCCGAACTGTCGCAGTCGGGGACCGACCACATCGCCGAAGCGGTTCGAGCGGCGGTCGGCAGAGCGTAAACGCGCGAATCGCTCACGACTATCTCAAACCTTCCCGGAAATTTATTAGCTGTTCTGTGGTACTGCGGTCGGGATGACGGACTTAGAGAACAAACAAGTACTCGTCACTGGGGGGTGCGGGTCGATTGGCTCCGAGTTGGTCGAGCGACTGCTCGACTACGAGGAGCCTGCGGTCGTGCGCGTCTTCGACAACGACGAGGCGGGCCTGTTCGACCTGAAGACCACACTCGACTCGGACCGACTTCGATTCCTGCTCGGCGACGTGCGCGACCGAAACCGACTGGAGATGGCGATGGAGGACATCGACGTGGTGTTTCACGCCGCGGCGCTCAAGCACGTCGGACTCAACGAGTACAACCCCTTCGAGACGGTCCAGACGAACGCGCTCGGGACACAGAACCTCATCCGGGCCGCGATGGAGGAGAACGTCGAAGCCTTCGTCACGATAAGCACCGACAAGGCGTCGAACCCGACTTCGGTGATGGGCGCGACGAAACTCCTCTCCGAGCGGTTGACTATCGCCGCGAATACCTACAAGGGCGAACAGAACACCGAGTTCGGATGCGTCCGGTTCGGCAACGTCTTCGGGTCCAGCGGGTCGGTCGT
Above is a genomic segment from Halorussus caseinilyticus containing:
- a CDS encoding polysaccharide biosynthesis protein, which translates into the protein MTDLENKQVLVTGGCGSIGSELVERLLDYEEPAVVRVFDNDEAGLFDLKTTLDSDRLRFLLGDVRDRNRLEMAMEDIDVVFHAAALKHVGLNEYNPFETVQTNALGTQNLIRAAMEENVEAFVTISTDKASNPTSVMGATKLLSERLTIAANTYKGEQNTEFGCVRFGNVFGSSGSVVPLFLDQISDGGPMTVTNREMTRFIMPIEEATDLVFDAYERMEGGETFVLKMPVFRLMDLAEAMRTEYAPQFGYDPSEVEIHKTGKRPGERIHEKLISKDEIQQTIELDEMFVITPLIEDCGYDPLDYESRNSLDAEYTSADVDPLSKSEIIAMIENTSAYETMVEG